A region from the Vicingaceae bacterium genome encodes:
- a CDS encoding FAD-dependent dehydrogenase has product MIKTLELKISPNHIEDQDYIIKKIAESVGFSPNSIFGYRILKKSIDARKKPVYYLKLDAYINEPLPAKNEYDPGFKKVNPQKVVHIIGFGPAGMFAALECLIHGIKPVVFERGKPVRERRRDLALITRQGIVNRDSNYCFGEGGAGTFSDGKLYTRSDKRGDVRKILELLHYHGADEQILYDSHPHIGTNRLPKIVENIRNTILAYGGEINFNSKLTDIITHNSRIKSIIINNTREIPVNHLILATGHSARDIFHLIYKKGIHIEFKPFAMGVRIETMQEAIDKMQYHCATRPDNLPPASFSVKYKHTGKTVYSFCMCPGGIIAPCATEPGEIVTNGWSPSGRNNRFANSGLVTSISKEDLLKDHPLAGLDFQSLIEKKCFEAAGNDTIGKRGQIAPAQKALDFIKKRTSVELPPCSYIPGVMPVNLHDVLPDLITEPLHQALLHFQKTMPGLVNDHTILVAVESRTSSPVRIPRDKITFEHLQIKGLYPCGEGAGYAGGIVSAAIDGINCVNAISLKIVGTSQSK; this is encoded by the coding sequence ATGATTAAAACTTTAGAATTAAAAATTTCACCCAACCACATTGAAGATCAGGATTATATAATTAAAAAAATCGCCGAATCGGTCGGCTTTTCTCCAAATTCTATCTTTGGATACCGCATATTAAAAAAATCTATCGATGCCAGAAAAAAACCGGTATACTATTTAAAATTGGATGCATACATCAACGAACCACTCCCTGCCAAAAATGAGTATGATCCCGGATTCAAAAAAGTGAATCCGCAAAAGGTTGTTCATATCATCGGATTTGGTCCGGCAGGAATGTTTGCCGCATTGGAATGTCTCATTCACGGAATAAAACCTGTTGTTTTTGAGCGTGGAAAACCTGTTAGAGAAAGACGCCGAGATCTTGCCTTGATTACACGACAAGGAATTGTAAACCGGGATTCAAATTACTGTTTTGGAGAAGGTGGCGCAGGCACATTCTCGGATGGAAAATTATATACCCGTTCAGACAAACGAGGTGATGTAAGAAAAATTCTCGAATTATTACATTACCATGGAGCGGATGAACAAATCCTCTATGATAGCCACCCTCATATTGGCACCAACCGTTTGCCAAAAATTGTCGAAAACATTCGCAATACCATTTTGGCGTATGGAGGGGAAATAAATTTCAATTCAAAACTGACCGACATTATCACTCATAACAGCCGAATCAAAAGTATCATCATTAACAATACCCGCGAAATTCCTGTCAATCATTTGATTCTGGCTACCGGGCATTCGGCAAGGGATATTTTTCACTTGATATATAAAAAAGGTATTCATATAGAATTTAAGCCATTTGCCATGGGAGTGAGAATAGAGACCATGCAGGAAGCCATCGACAAGATGCAGTATCATTGCGCCACACGTCCCGACAATCTTCCACCGGCATCATTCAGTGTTAAATATAAACATACAGGCAAAACGGTTTATTCTTTTTGCATGTGTCCCGGAGGTATCATTGCACCCTGCGCCACCGAACCCGGCGAGATTGTTACCAATGGTTGGTCTCCTTCCGGACGCAACAACAGATTTGCCAATTCCGGCTTGGTCACAAGCATCTCAAAAGAAGACCTGTTGAAGGATCATCCACTTGCCGGATTGGATTTTCAATCACTCATTGAAAAAAAATGTTTTGAAGCTGCAGGAAATGACACGATCGGGAAACGTGGACAAATAGCTCCGGCACAAAAAGCCCTTGATTTCATAAAAAAAAGAACAAGCGTGGAACTGCCTCCTTGCAGTTATATTCCGGGAGTCATGCCTGTGAACCTGCATGATGTCTTACCTGATCTCATAACTGAACCATTGCATCAAGCATTATTGCACTTTCAAAAAACAATGCCCGGACTGGTCAATGATCACACTATACTTGTAGCCGTTGAATCACGAACAAGCTCACCGGTAAGGATACCGAGAGACAAAATTACTTTTGAACACCTTCAAATAAAGGGCTTGTATCCGTGCGGAGAAGGTGCAGGTTATGCAGGCGGAATCGTATCTGCTGCCATAGATGGTATCAATTGTGTCAATGCTATTTCTCTAAAGATTGTCGGAACATCTCAGAGCAAATAA